The following are encoded together in the Pseudidiomarina andamanensis genome:
- a CDS encoding SLC13 family permease: MFHRIAGPAAAVISYFMAHYIFNMPTAAAWTLATTVWVAWWWITETISLPATSLLPFVLLPLGGIASVNEVSAALGNPIILLFMAAFMLAKAVELCGVHKRIALNLVRKLGNSSARRMIFAFMIATAFLSMWISNTAAVLALLPVALALADASPDHKFQRALLLGLAYSASVGGIATLIGTPPNLIFASVYESYTGTSFGFMRWMQIGLPLVIVGIPVMAWWLTRGLTSETHLEIAESGSVRSAEKRVLLIFGAVIVLWMTRTAPFGGWSGALGLGTIGDATVAFMGVLALFIWHDKDGIPLLEWRDAVAIPWGILLLFAGGIALAQGFVSSGLSQIIGHGLVGLAGLPTWLLVFLLAISVSLLTEVTSNTATATLLMPVLAAAAGALELPPELLMIPAAIACSCAFCLPVATPPNSIVFASERLTIKMMVREGMVLNVIMAALTAAIVMVFV, encoded by the coding sequence ATGTTTCATCGTATTGCTGGTCCTGCCGCCGCTGTTATCTCTTATTTTATGGCTCACTATATTTTCAATATGCCAACTGCAGCTGCGTGGACGCTAGCAACGACGGTTTGGGTTGCTTGGTGGTGGATTACCGAAACCATCTCGCTACCAGCCACTTCCTTATTACCTTTTGTGCTTTTACCTCTAGGCGGTATCGCCAGTGTTAACGAAGTCTCGGCAGCGCTTGGTAACCCAATTATTTTGTTATTTATGGCGGCATTCATGCTCGCCAAAGCCGTTGAGTTATGCGGCGTACATAAGCGAATTGCTTTGAATTTAGTTCGTAAACTTGGCAATAGTAGCGCCCGCCGAATGATCTTTGCCTTTATGATAGCTACTGCGTTTTTATCGATGTGGATCTCAAATACGGCAGCAGTACTTGCTTTATTACCGGTTGCATTAGCGCTCGCTGATGCTAGTCCGGATCACAAATTTCAACGCGCCCTACTACTCGGGCTGGCTTACTCAGCGTCGGTTGGAGGTATTGCGACACTGATTGGAACCCCACCTAATTTAATTTTTGCATCGGTGTACGAGAGTTATACCGGCACCAGCTTTGGCTTCATGCGCTGGATGCAAATTGGTCTTCCGCTGGTCATTGTTGGTATTCCAGTGATGGCGTGGTGGCTTACTCGAGGTTTAACCTCTGAAACTCATTTAGAAATAGCAGAAAGCGGATCGGTTCGCAGTGCTGAAAAACGTGTCCTGCTAATATTTGGCGCCGTCATTGTGTTGTGGATGACCCGCACAGCGCCATTCGGGGGCTGGTCGGGGGCTTTGGGGCTTGGCACCATAGGTGATGCCACCGTCGCATTCATGGGCGTACTTGCACTATTTATTTGGCACGATAAAGATGGCATTCCATTATTGGAGTGGCGCGACGCAGTGGCTATTCCATGGGGTATTTTGCTGTTGTTCGCTGGTGGTATCGCCCTGGCGCAAGGTTTCGTCAGTAGCGGTTTAAGTCAAATTATCGGCCATGGTTTGGTTGGTCTAGCTGGCTTGCCGACATGGCTTTTGGTATTCCTGTTAGCTATTTCGGTTAGCCTATTGACTGAAGTGACTTCAAATACCGCCACAGCAACACTACTTATGCCGGTATTAGCGGCAGCTGCCGGTGCACTTGAATTGCCACCAGAACTACTCATGATCCCTGCCGCTATAGCATGTAGTTGTGCGTTTTGTCTGCCTGTGGCAACGCCGCCCAACTCAATTGTGTTCGCCTCAGAACGCCTCACCATTAAAATGATGGTGCGCGAAGGCATGGTATTGAACGTGATCATGGCGGCACTCACCGCCGCCATTGTGATGGTATTTGTGTAA
- a CDS encoding phospholipase D family protein, producing the protein MTQVPEGRFSDAINPLLAEHPDQSGVVPLINAREAFAARVVLARHAQYTLDIQYYIWRNDRTGTLMFEALHEAAERGVTIRLLLDDHNTADLDAVLIGLQSHPNIDIRLYNPLKLRRPRFLNYLFDFARVNRRMHNKALIADQQVLISGGRNIGDEYFGAHDDVIFADLDALMIGPVVQQAQSEFEKYWNSASAVPLSQLFTLTKPQSLTTLEQRASVIEADPSARHYIEAIRKLPFVQDFLTQKLEFVWAKVTLMSDSPTKTLGLAQQQHLLAYQLQQAIGHPEQCVKLVSPYFVPTKTGVALLTELAASGVDITILTNSLEATDVAVVHAGYAKWRKALISAGIKLYEVQKVSPLARKQERKLRRQRLKGKERFGSSASSLHAKTFSVDKERVFLGSFNFDPRSIELNTELGFIIYSSALAQKIDQAFQQTVPNYAYRVDLDEQGKLYWEERLGPRITRYRSEPGVSWWRRLGMRTLALLPIDWLL; encoded by the coding sequence ATGACCCAAGTGCCTGAAGGCCGATTTTCTGATGCGATTAATCCATTACTAGCAGAGCATCCTGATCAAAGCGGGGTGGTGCCTTTAATCAACGCTCGCGAAGCGTTTGCGGCGCGAGTCGTATTAGCGCGCCATGCGCAATATACTCTTGATATTCAATACTATATTTGGCGTAACGACCGTACTGGTACGTTAATGTTTGAAGCCTTACATGAAGCGGCAGAACGCGGCGTGACGATCCGTTTATTGCTTGATGACCATAATACCGCCGACTTAGATGCGGTATTGATAGGTCTGCAGAGCCATCCAAATATTGATATCCGTCTTTATAATCCCCTGAAACTTCGCCGGCCCCGATTTTTAAATTACCTATTTGATTTTGCGCGAGTTAATCGCCGCATGCATAACAAGGCCTTAATCGCTGACCAACAAGTGCTCATCAGTGGCGGGCGTAATATTGGTGATGAATATTTTGGTGCTCATGACGATGTGATTTTTGCAGATCTTGATGCTTTGATGATTGGTCCAGTAGTGCAACAGGCGCAATCGGAATTTGAGAAATATTGGAATAGTGCCTCAGCGGTGCCGCTTTCCCAGCTGTTTACACTAACTAAGCCGCAAAGTTTAACCACATTGGAGCAACGCGCGAGCGTGATTGAAGCAGACCCGAGCGCGCGCCACTATATTGAGGCTATTCGTAAATTACCATTTGTGCAGGATTTTTTAACTCAGAAATTAGAGTTTGTATGGGCGAAAGTCACCTTGATGTCGGATAGCCCGACTAAAACCTTAGGGCTTGCGCAACAGCAACACTTGCTAGCATATCAACTGCAGCAAGCGATAGGTCATCCTGAACAATGCGTCAAACTGGTATCGCCGTATTTTGTCCCGACGAAAACCGGTGTCGCACTGTTGACTGAATTAGCGGCGTCGGGTGTCGATATCACAATTTTGACCAATTCGTTGGAAGCAACTGATGTGGCTGTTGTTCATGCAGGTTATGCCAAATGGCGTAAGGCATTAATAAGCGCAGGTATAAAGCTTTATGAAGTGCAGAAGGTATCGCCGCTAGCACGTAAACAAGAACGTAAGCTACGACGGCAGCGCTTAAAGGGGAAGGAACGATTCGGTAGTTCGGCATCCAGTTTACATGCCAAAACCTTTAGTGTGGATAAGGAACGCGTTTTTTTGGGATCATTTAACTTTGACCCCCGCTCAATTGAGCTTAATACTGAACTTGGTTTTATCATTTATAGTTCAGCGTTGGCGCAGAAAATCGACCAAGCTTTCCAACAAACAGTACCTAATTATGCGTATCGCGTTGACCTTGATGAACAGGGTAAACTTTATTGGGAAGAGCGGTTAGGTCCACGAATAACTCGCTATCGCTCTGAGCCTGGCGTATCGTGGTGGCGTCGGTTAGGCATGAGAACGCTGGCATTATTGCCCATTGATTGGTTACTTTAG
- the yfbV gene encoding terminus macrodomain insulation protein YfbV — translation MNLFKLMKDGQHYASIWPRHAVVAAMTESRVVPAVKFAARWMPALAVINLAVQWQWQGQMLVPQALVTSLFLLSLPFQGWYWLGRRANTKLDPRLKHWYGDLAKKLKVQPQAQPTYMHLAKILRKALQELPPDEH, via the coding sequence ATGAATTTATTTAAATTAATGAAAGACGGTCAACACTACGCCAGCATTTGGCCTCGACATGCCGTTGTTGCGGCGATGACCGAGAGCCGAGTGGTGCCCGCAGTGAAATTCGCGGCACGATGGATGCCAGCTCTGGCAGTGATTAATCTTGCGGTGCAATGGCAGTGGCAAGGGCAAATGTTGGTGCCGCAGGCGTTGGTCACATCGTTATTTTTATTATCGTTGCCGTTTCAAGGTTGGTATTGGCTGGGGCGCAGGGCAAATACGAAGTTAGATCCACGGTTGAAGCATTGGTATGGTGATTTGGCGAAAAAATTGAAGGTACAACCGCAGGCACAGCCTACTTATATGCATCTAGCGAAGATCTTAAGAAAAGCACTACAAGAATTACCGCCAGACGAGCATTAG
- a CDS encoding arsenate reductase → MSITVYGIPNCDTVRKARKWLEQQQITFHFHDVRAEPVPASTIAVWLEQLGSDTVINKRSTAWRSLNAEQQQLATTEDAVRLLQEHPTLMKRPLLDCQGSFSAGFNDKQWQSLLEQR, encoded by the coding sequence ATGAGCATTACAGTTTACGGTATTCCTAATTGCGATACGGTTCGCAAAGCGCGTAAATGGTTAGAGCAACAACAGATTACGTTTCATTTTCACGATGTGCGTGCTGAGCCAGTTCCAGCGAGTACTATCGCAGTTTGGCTTGAGCAACTGGGTAGCGATACCGTCATTAACAAACGTAGTACGGCATGGCGTTCACTCAACGCAGAGCAGCAACAATTAGCCACCACAGAAGATGCAGTGCGCTTATTGCAAGAACATCCAACCCTCATGAAACGACCACTACTAGATTGTCAGGGCTCGTTTTCTGCTGGCTTTAATGACAAGCAGTGGCAGTCGCTATTGGAGCAACGCTAG
- a CDS encoding M15 family metallopeptidase, with protein sequence MLTLEQLYGLRSNHTAQVAGERDGVRLQEPVAQAYVAMRDAAAEAGITMAIASAFRDFERQRAIWNRKFSGEAPLYNDRGELLDAAKLSIGEKIEAILTWSALPGASRHHWGTDFDIYDPTPFASGERKLELVPAEYQESGPCYALHQWLLKHARDFGFFFPYARYQGGVAAEPWHLSHQHFASQAHAEINVEQLAKVLTDHDVAGSEYVIEQLTEIKHRYIDTICNADITSGDIWFG encoded by the coding sequence ATGCTAACGCTTGAGCAGTTGTATGGTCTCCGCTCGAACCACACCGCACAGGTGGCTGGCGAGCGCGATGGTGTGCGCTTACAGGAGCCTGTTGCACAGGCATATGTCGCCATGCGTGATGCGGCAGCGGAAGCTGGTATCACCATGGCCATCGCTTCTGCTTTTCGTGACTTCGAGCGCCAACGCGCTATTTGGAACCGCAAATTCAGTGGCGAAGCACCGCTGTATAATGATCGCGGTGAATTGCTCGATGCAGCGAAACTTTCGATTGGTGAAAAAATAGAAGCGATATTAACCTGGTCGGCGCTACCGGGTGCGTCTCGACATCATTGGGGTACCGATTTTGATATATACGACCCGACGCCGTTTGCCAGTGGCGAACGCAAATTAGAGTTAGTGCCAGCAGAATATCAAGAATCAGGCCCGTGCTATGCGCTGCATCAATGGTTACTCAAGCACGCTCGAGACTTCGGCTTTTTCTTTCCCTATGCACGCTATCAAGGGGGTGTGGCAGCTGAACCTTGGCATCTTAGTCACCAACACTTCGCTAGCCAAGCACACGCTGAGATAAACGTTGAACAGCTCGCCAAGGTACTCACTGACCATGATGTCGCTGGCAGCGAATATGTCATCGAGCAGCTAACTGAAATTAAGCATCGTTATATAGACACTATCTGCAATGCGGATATCACTTCGGGTGACATATGGTTTGGTTAA
- the dapE gene encoding succinyl-diaminopimelate desuccinylase, translating into MAVAIGATLVDTVALTCELIKRPSVTPKDEGCQELIGQRLAQLGFTLETMVFEDTTNLWARRGTDGPVFCFAGHTDVVPAGAEHAWVYPPFSATRKDGYIYGRGAADMKGSLAAMVVATERFIANHPDHKGSIAFLITSDEEGPFINGTPKVVETLEARDEKITWCLVGEPSSTAELGDVVKNGRRGSLSGDLTVFGIQGHVAYPHLAENPIHLASPALAELAQSQWDDGNDSFPPTSFQISNIQAGTGAGNVIPGEMHVQFNFRFSTESTSEQLKQRVIDIVEQHQLDYSLTWKLNGEPFLTDSGELVDATIKAIAEFTGRLPELSTAGGTSDGRFIAPTGAQVIELGPVNATIHKVNECVREDDLETLTRVYEKVLENLLC; encoded by the coding sequence GTGGCAGTCGCTATTGGAGCAACGCTAGTGGATACGGTTGCACTCACTTGTGAACTCATCAAACGCCCGTCGGTAACGCCAAAAGATGAAGGCTGCCAAGAACTCATTGGTCAACGTTTGGCGCAACTCGGCTTCACGTTAGAAACCATGGTATTTGAAGATACAACGAATTTGTGGGCTCGCCGTGGTACCGATGGCCCTGTGTTTTGTTTCGCTGGGCATACCGACGTGGTTCCTGCAGGTGCCGAACATGCATGGGTTTATCCGCCTTTTTCTGCGACACGTAAAGACGGCTATATCTACGGCCGTGGCGCCGCTGATATGAAAGGTAGTTTGGCAGCGATGGTGGTGGCGACTGAACGATTCATTGCAAATCACCCTGATCACAAAGGTAGTATTGCGTTTCTTATTACCAGTGACGAAGAAGGCCCGTTTATCAACGGTACGCCTAAAGTAGTCGAAACACTTGAAGCACGTGATGAGAAAATTACTTGGTGTCTGGTGGGTGAGCCTTCGAGTACAGCAGAACTCGGCGATGTGGTCAAAAATGGCCGCCGCGGCAGCCTTTCTGGCGATTTGACAGTATTCGGCATTCAAGGCCACGTTGCCTACCCTCATTTAGCTGAAAATCCAATTCATTTGGCCTCACCAGCCCTAGCGGAATTGGCTCAATCGCAATGGGATGACGGGAACGATTCATTTCCACCCACAAGCTTCCAAATTTCGAATATTCAAGCAGGAACTGGCGCCGGCAACGTGATTCCGGGCGAAATGCATGTGCAATTTAATTTCCGCTTTAGCACCGAATCAACTTCTGAGCAGCTGAAACAACGCGTCATCGACATTGTCGAACAGCATCAATTGGACTATTCGTTAACCTGGAAACTCAATGGCGAACCGTTTTTAACCGATTCTGGAGAACTCGTTGATGCCACTATAAAGGCTATCGCCGAATTTACCGGCCGACTCCCAGAGCTATCAACTGCTGGCGGTACTTCGGATGGTCGTTTTATTGCACCCACCGGTGCACAAGTCATCGAATTGGGTCCAGTGAACGCCACCATTCACAAAGTGAACGAGTGTGTCCGTGAAGACGATTTAGAAACACTGACACGAGTTTACGAAAAAGTACTTGAGAATCTATTATGCTAA
- a CDS encoding alpha/beta hydrolase, giving the protein MTTDWLTIKAGRDAWLQIQDNGLNADDIGLLLGASGGPKWFVLQGIDRYLFGEFFEQRTKPLDMLGTSAGAWRFASLGQADPVAASDLFCQLYRQQTYSAKPDVREITDEAIKLLHEYVPDSAVNDVLQQDKYRHHWIVTRCRGLTGKNGRRQIAGLLGSAAANAMSRRHLGRFYDRVIMHHPQSTVDFAKGWQDIPTYTVPLSTDNFKQALLATGSIPMVLEGVTDIAGAPPGMYRDGGITDYHFDLDLSAVNGLVLYPHFYHQVVPGWFDKSLKWRRTRGKQWPNVILMSPSPEFIASLPYGKIPDRTDFAKLSVEDRFKYWQQAVDHSQRMADQLREWIESGEIRQKIQLWT; this is encoded by the coding sequence ATGACCACCGATTGGTTAACCATTAAGGCGGGGCGCGACGCTTGGCTGCAGATTCAGGATAACGGCCTCAACGCAGATGATATTGGTTTATTGCTTGGCGCTTCTGGTGGCCCTAAGTGGTTTGTTTTGCAAGGCATTGATCGGTATTTGTTCGGCGAATTTTTTGAACAACGCACCAAACCGCTTGATATGCTCGGTACTTCAGCTGGGGCCTGGCGGTTTGCCAGTCTTGGTCAGGCTGATCCGGTTGCGGCAAGTGATTTATTTTGTCAGTTGTATCGCCAACAAACCTATAGCGCGAAACCAGATGTGCGAGAAATCACCGATGAAGCCATCAAGTTGCTACATGAATATGTTCCAGATTCCGCAGTGAACGATGTGTTGCAACAAGATAAATACCGACATCATTGGATAGTCACGCGGTGTCGCGGCTTGACTGGTAAAAATGGCCGTCGTCAAATTGCTGGCCTATTAGGTTCTGCGGCTGCCAATGCCATGAGCCGTCGTCATTTGGGGCGTTTTTATGACCGCGTGATTATGCACCATCCACAATCAACGGTTGATTTTGCGAAAGGTTGGCAAGATATTCCGACTTACACGGTGCCGCTGAGCACAGATAATTTTAAACAAGCACTGTTAGCAACGGGCTCTATACCTATGGTTCTGGAAGGGGTTACCGACATTGCTGGTGCACCGCCTGGCATGTATCGCGATGGCGGCATCACCGATTATCATTTCGATCTCGATCTGAGTGCGGTGAATGGTTTAGTCCTGTACCCGCACTTTTACCACCAAGTAGTACCAGGGTGGTTTGATAAAAGTTTGAAGTGGCGCCGTACTCGCGGAAAACAGTGGCCAAATGTGATCCTTATGTCACCGTCGCCCGAATTTATTGCGTCATTACCGTATGGCAAAATTCCGGATCGCACCGATTTCGCCAAGCTAAGTGTCGAAGATCGTTTCAAGTATTGGCAACAGGCTGTGGATCACAGTCAGCGCATGGCTGATCAGTTGCGTGAATGGATTGAATCCGGTGAAATTCGTCAAAAAATTCAATTGTGGACATAA
- the hemH gene encoding ferrochelatase: protein MRFQGSPKFSHVQTDKIGVLITNLGTPDEPTTPALRRYLREFLSDPRVVEVPRLLWWLILNGVILRIRPRRSAAAYKTVWTERGSPLLFHTQDQHQALQEKLAERYGDDVVVEYAMRYGNPSIASGLQKLFDAGARKLVVLPLYPQYSAATTGSTFDAISQDFNKRRWLPDFRFVGHYHDEPKYITAVVDSIKKFWETHGKPEKLILSYHGVPLRYLHEGDPYHCECHKTSRLIAEQLGLEKHEYMTTFQSRFGREEWLQPYTDATLKALPEQGIKRIHVVCPGFSADCLETIEEIGEENREYFMEAGGKDYAYIPALNAQPAHIDALADIIDKQLHGWQLTHDEAQRAERAKTLEAKHE, encoded by the coding sequence ATGCGTTTTCAAGGTAGCCCTAAGTTTAGTCATGTACAAACCGATAAAATTGGCGTACTCATTACCAACCTTGGTACTCCCGATGAGCCGACGACACCAGCGTTACGCCGTTACTTACGTGAGTTTCTGTCTGACCCGAGAGTGGTTGAAGTACCGCGGTTACTGTGGTGGTTGATTTTAAATGGGGTGATTTTACGAATTCGCCCGCGTCGCTCAGCAGCTGCGTACAAAACTGTATGGACAGAACGCGGCTCGCCACTTCTGTTCCACACTCAAGATCAGCATCAGGCGTTACAGGAAAAATTAGCTGAGCGTTATGGTGACGATGTGGTGGTTGAATATGCGATGCGCTACGGTAATCCATCGATTGCTTCAGGTTTACAAAAATTGTTTGATGCTGGTGCGCGTAAACTCGTGGTATTGCCGCTTTACCCACAGTATTCAGCAGCAACGACGGGGTCGACGTTTGATGCAATCAGCCAAGACTTCAATAAACGCCGTTGGTTACCTGATTTTCGTTTTGTTGGACATTATCACGATGAGCCAAAGTATATTACTGCAGTTGTCGACAGCATTAAAAAATTCTGGGAAACCCATGGTAAGCCAGAGAAGCTCATTTTAAGTTATCACGGTGTACCGCTTCGGTATCTGCATGAAGGCGACCCATATCACTGTGAGTGTCATAAAACGTCACGCTTAATAGCCGAGCAGTTAGGCCTTGAAAAACATGAATATATGACTACGTTTCAATCACGGTTTGGTCGCGAAGAGTGGCTACAACCTTATACCGATGCTACTTTAAAAGCATTACCTGAACAGGGAATTAAGCGTATTCATGTGGTCTGCCCAGGGTTTAGCGCCGATTGTCTAGAAACCATTGAAGAAATTGGCGAAGAAAACCGCGAGTATTTCATGGAAGCAGGTGGGAAAGACTATGCTTATATTCCGGCATTAAACGCACAGCCTGCTCATATTGATGCTTTAGCCGATATTATCGATAAACAGCTACACGGCTGGCAACTAACTCACGATGAAGCGCAACGCGCTGAACGCGCCAAGACATTGGAGGCGAAACATGAGTGA
- the xthA gene encoding exodeoxyribonuclease III → MKVISFNINGIRARLHQLEALIKKHQPDVIGLQETKVHDEQFPLADVESMGYHVIYHGQKGHYGVALLSKKPLENPTFGFPNDGEEAQRRMIMGDYVTDSGERVRVLNGYFPQGESRDHPLKFPAKEKFYADLMDYLNNELDSEQSVVVMGDMNISHQDCDIGIGDDNAKRWLRTGKCSFLPEERVWLNTLLDWGLIDTYRQQHPDVTDQYSWFDYRSRGFDDNRGLRIDLILATQKLAAVCQETGIDYELRGIEKPSDHAPIWSSFSI, encoded by the coding sequence ATGAAAGTCATTTCATTCAACATTAATGGTATTCGCGCTCGCTTACATCAGCTGGAAGCGCTCATTAAGAAACATCAACCTGATGTGATTGGATTACAAGAAACCAAAGTTCACGACGAACAGTTTCCGCTCGCAGATGTTGAATCAATGGGCTACCACGTCATTTATCATGGTCAAAAAGGCCATTATGGCGTGGCATTGTTGAGTAAAAAGCCTTTAGAGAATCCAACGTTTGGTTTTCCGAACGACGGTGAAGAAGCACAGCGCCGCATGATTATGGGTGACTACGTTACCGATAGCGGCGAGCGCGTTCGGGTATTGAACGGCTATTTCCCGCAAGGCGAAAGCCGCGACCACCCACTTAAATTCCCAGCCAAAGAAAAGTTCTATGCGGATTTAATGGACTACTTGAATAACGAGCTCGATAGTGAACAGTCGGTTGTGGTGATGGGCGATATGAACATTTCACACCAAGATTGTGACATTGGAATTGGTGATGACAATGCGAAGCGCTGGTTACGCACCGGCAAATGTAGCTTCCTACCAGAAGAGCGCGTATGGCTAAACACCCTACTCGATTGGGGATTAATTGACACCTATCGTCAACAACACCCCGATGTGACCGATCAATATAGCTGGTTCGATTATCGTTCACGCGGCTTCGACGATAACCGTGGTCTGCGTATCGATCTTATCTTGGCAACGCAAAAACTCGCAGCAGTTTGTCAGGAAACTGGAATTGACTACGAACTACGTGGCATCGAGAAACCGTCTGATCATGCGCCAATTTGGAGTTCGTTCTCGATTTAA
- a CDS encoding MBL fold metallo-hydrolase RNA specificity domain-containing protein → MHLTFLGGCETVTGSKYLLETDTTRVLVDCGMFQGYKWLRRRNWQPLPLGIQNVDAIVLTHAHLDHSGFIPVLYKHGYRGPVFTHHATARLCGLLWPDSGKIQEEDAKFYGRHKLSRHENPEPLYDEATAEAALKLLQPIDFKQQFSVGDIEFSLHPVGHILGAASIVAEHKGKRIGFSGDIGRSHDILMKPPEPMPAVDILLVESTYGDRRHETDDPWQQLADVVNETASSGGVLLIPSFAVGRAQLLQHMLVTLMAQRKIPRMPIFLDSPMAIKASDIYGDYHQFHRLSAEQCQAAEQQVIYTPHVEDSKAIAKQHGPHIIIAGSGMATGGRILHHFKHWLGDHRATVLFSGHQAGGTRGAKMEQGVERIKVHGEWLPVKARIRRLDGLSGHADYQEIGDWLHSSPLPPDLQVHLVHGEPDSLEAMSDFLKQTTSYDVNIADYMGVIHF, encoded by the coding sequence ATGCATTTAACCTTTCTAGGCGGTTGTGAAACGGTTACTGGTTCTAAATATCTACTTGAAACAGACACCACACGAGTACTGGTCGATTGCGGGATGTTCCAAGGCTACAAGTGGCTGCGCCGACGCAATTGGCAACCATTACCGCTAGGTATTCAAAATGTGGATGCCATTGTTCTTACTCATGCGCACCTTGATCATTCAGGGTTCATTCCGGTGCTTTACAAGCATGGCTATCGCGGACCTGTTTTTACCCATCATGCTACGGCAAGGTTATGTGGGTTGTTGTGGCCTGATAGTGGCAAAATTCAGGAAGAGGACGCAAAGTTTTATGGCCGACACAAGCTCAGTCGCCATGAAAATCCCGAGCCACTATATGACGAAGCGACGGCTGAAGCTGCGTTAAAGCTTCTGCAACCCATTGACTTCAAACAACAGTTTTCCGTTGGCGATATCGAGTTTTCATTGCATCCAGTGGGACATATTTTGGGTGCTGCCAGTATTGTTGCCGAACACAAAGGCAAACGCATTGGTTTTAGCGGTGATATCGGCCGCTCCCACGACATTTTAATGAAACCGCCAGAGCCAATGCCGGCAGTAGATATTCTGTTGGTTGAATCAACCTATGGCGATCGTCGTCATGAGACAGATGACCCGTGGCAACAACTGGCTGATGTGGTGAATGAAACCGCCTCGAGTGGTGGTGTATTGCTTATCCCAAGTTTTGCGGTGGGGCGAGCTCAATTACTGCAACACATGTTAGTGACATTAATGGCCCAGCGAAAAATACCGCGCATGCCCATTTTCCTTGATAGCCCAATGGCAATTAAAGCCTCAGATATTTATGGCGACTATCATCAATTTCATAGACTCAGCGCTGAGCAATGCCAAGCTGCGGAGCAGCAGGTGATTTACACGCCACATGTGGAAGATTCAAAAGCAATTGCCAAGCAACATGGCCCACATATCATTATTGCTGGCAGTGGCATGGCCACTGGTGGTCGAATATTGCATCATTTTAAGCACTGGTTAGGTGACCATCGTGCAACCGTCCTGTTTTCTGGACACCAAGCTGGGGGAACCCGAGGCGCGAAAATGGAGCAGGGCGTTGAGCGCATCAAAGTACATGGCGAGTGGTTGCCGGTGAAAGCGCGTATTCGCCGTCTCGATGGCTTATCGGGCCACGCCGACTATCAAGAAATTGGTGATTGGCTGCATAGCTCACCGTTGCCGCCAGATTTGCAGGTGCATTTAGTTCACGGCGAACCAGATTCGTTGGAAGCGATGTCAGATTTTCTCAAGCAAACCACATCGTATGATGTCAATATTGCTGACTACATGGGCGTGATTCACTTTTAA
- a CDS encoding DUF2897 family protein, producing MILLAVGIIVGNLMLLKHTAHIKMPSLKDKQQRQQDDSDDDDWRDD from the coding sequence ATGATTTTACTTGCTGTTGGCATTATTGTCGGTAATTTGATGCTTTTAAAGCATACTGCACATATAAAAATGCCGTCGCTGAAAGATAAACAGCAACGGCAACAAGATGATTCAGATGACGATGATTGGCGTGACGATTAA